DNA sequence from the Schistocerca americana isolate TAMUIC-IGC-003095 chromosome 2, iqSchAmer2.1, whole genome shotgun sequence genome:
AATAATGAATATGTAGTTTTTGTGCGTCTTGTGAAATGAAATAGAAGAgactttcttttcaaaataatataCATAGCTTGTGTTTAGCTTAATTCTAAGTAAGGCGTTTTAAACTTATATTCAAAAAAGTGTATTTACACAGGATGCTCATAAAACATTAGCTGGAAACATATAACCAACCATCTGTGTTACATCTTCCTACAGTTGGCGCACGTGGGACAGTTTGAGATGGCGAGTCTCAAGACTAACATAATACCTTTGTTCTTGCCTTTGTATTGTATCTTTAGTACACAGCACTTATGACATGACTGAAAATTGCTTTTGTATGTACATCAAGCCTACATGGAAGTAATCAGTAACAAAATAACTACagttttttgtaatattattaGGTGTCTTGTTCTCTAGAAATCACGTATTCAGTAATATGTCATTCATAAACAATAAGAGAAGGAGGAGTGATGCGAGGAAAAATAAATACTTTCACGAGCAAGATAGACAAAGCACGGAACCGTCAAGAATATTTCCGCTATAAAGAAGATGCATCCACTAGTTATTTCCTTAATGACTCTCAGtctgttttctttcctatttaATCTTTTACACTGAATGTAGTAGCGTTCACATAgccattctgctacagactgaagGGAATGGTCATATCGGTCTGATTAAGTTTACTGACTTCTATTTTTATTGGTGACGTTATTCTAAAAcaatactgagtacaccatctACTTATAATGATTAATATTCATATCTTCATGAAGGAAGCTTAATTTCTCATTAGCGACAAGTTCCCTGTAACTGGCAGTACGAACAGTCTAAAAGGGGTACGTACCCTTCCCTTCTGCCATTGCTACCGCTGGTGTTACGCTGAATTGCGGTTAATATTCGTTCTAGATGCTGTTATCTACGAACCATAAAGTCCAGATCCCAGATAAATACTGTTGTAGAAGGCAACTTATTAATCAAATAACAGAAGCATCATTAAATTTAAGAATCACACTATCAAACTAATGTTTGCTAATACCCATACATAAAAAGAGGTAAAAAATATATAACTGAAGGAGGAGTAAATAGGCTTCAAGGAAACCATCTTAAATCGCAAGTTGTATTACAGAGCATCAAATCCTTTTCGTTCAAAAGTTATGTATCAGTAATCTTTCACAGGGCTCTCTATAGATGAGAAGAGTGTTTTCTCAAAGTATGATATTTGCACATATCAGTTCATGAAGTACACGTAGTCTGTAACACGGACTCCTTCGGCAATGTACAGCATCTTTTGGAACTGCAAATGAAGTGGTAAAGAATTTGATGAGGTATGAGCCAATAGTAACTCCTGTAATAATTTTTAAACATGGGTACCATATTTTTGGAGAACGGGTTTCTTGTACAGCACACAGTAAATAAAACATTAATGGAGCTTTTTCATTGCTAGTTTAATCGTAATTGGTTTTTATGAATCATAAGAACACTTCCATCAATTAATTCGGTTAAAGTCAACTACAAAGGTAAAAACTGAAATCCTTTAACGTTCCCAGATGCGCTAATCTTGCACCAATAGAAAACACCACCCTAAAACAGGGGAGGCGGCCCTGGTTGTCCAGTTGGTTCAGGCCCACCAGTTGGTTGTGGCCCTCCAGTTGGTTGGGGCTCTccagttggttcaggacctccagtTGGTGGGCCTGGTGGTccagttggttcaggacctccagtAGGTTGACCTGTTGGATCAGGACCTCCGGTTGGTGTGCCTGGTGGACCAGTTGGTTGTGGCCCATCAGTTGGTCCAGGAGGGCCAGGCGGAGTCTCTTGGCTGCGGCATGCTGATACCTGTATTTAAATGTCATATTGAGAACTACatcatatatgtagatgtaaattaagTGGTATTCCGTCTGAATGGAGATTAAGATTCCGCTAATGTAGTTTTGAAACAAAgacaataaatcacagaaattatgATGTGTGACTATTCGGACTGTAACTTCAGATGCGTATTTTTACACTGACACACATTAGAAGCCAGTCTCATTGTTTTATTGCAAAATCTGAATGAATGAATGTGGTCAACCGTTATTGATGATTATTTCAAGTAAGCATAACGAAATGTATGCACTGATGCCAATTGTAGTTAGTACCAAGCCATTATTTGTGTTTCGCCAgaaacacatcactgagtttgaacaaggtcgtataAAAGGGtttcgagaagctggatgttgcttgcgtgacattgcagaaagacttggcaggaatgtggccactgcaaatgattgctggcagcgatggtcgctAGAATATCCAGTAGCAATAAATTGGGATCCGAAGAGCCATGTGGTACTACCGAGGGGGAAGAGCATCGTGCACGGTGTCTGGCtcaggcacatcgtactgcatctgcagcagcaatctgagcagcagttggcaccacaataatagaacgaactgttataaattggTTAATTCAGGGACGGGTCTGTGGCACACGGTCTGTGGCGTCCACTTGACTGACCCAAAACAACCGCCATTTGCGTCgtcagtgttgtcaagcgagagccTGCAAGGGGGCAGGGCAAAAGTCTGTTGTGatctctgatgaaagctgatttcgcctcagtgccagtgatggctgtgtgttggttagctgGAGGCAATGCGAGGGCCTGCAGCCTATCAAttggcgtgctagacacactggacctacaactggaattatggtctggtgtGGACTGCCACTCtgcatggcagcactagcagtctcgtggtcatcccacgcaccctgactggaaGTATGCacatcagtttggtgattcgacctgcagtgctgccattgatgaacagcgTTTACCaaaaggacaatgctcgtccacatactgctgttgtaagccaacatgctctacagtgtccaCATGTGCCTTTGCcttctcgatcgccagatctgtctctggTCGAGAACGTATGGGACGTCATCGGCTGACAACTCCATCgtagtccacaaacagcattaaccgtccacgtattcaccgaccaagtgcaacaggcgtgaagcgccatcccaaaaactgacatccgcacttgtgcaacacaatgcattctcctttgcgtgcttgcattcaacagtctgacggttacgccggttattaatgtaccaacatttcatatTTGCGATACCTTATCTCTCACTTACACTCACCTGTCGTCTTGCAATGAAAATGATTTAAATATGATACGTAGTTaaatctattcccgaaatttctttactctatattaattattttttgttgttgcggtTTTCCCGTAACGTCGACTTGCGACCATACGGTGTAATCATTGTTGCCTCAGAAATGGAGCAAAATCTCTAAGTGTTTAAGGCATTCTTCAGAATGTCTTGAAGAGAAACAAAGTCTGTACAAGGTTTGTCCCATTCGGGTTGTCTCTTGAACGAAAGTAACTATGCCTGGGCACCTTCCCCTGACTAGCTTGTAATCAAACACGTGGAcaattattttcttgaacaagtCATCACGGGTGATCAGATTTGGTGTTATGAAATCGAAGCTATCGCAAAATGATAAAATGCAGAAGTTCATATGAAGTTTTAGCGATTTGACGACATAACTGACATTCAAATCAATGGGACACACCAGTTGAACAACGTGTCAAAGACAGATTTCACTGACAGTTACTCATGGGTGTATGAATGTTCTGTGCCTTGTAATCAGGTGGGACAGGGGAGGGGATGTAGAACACCTAGAGCGTTGAAATCAACAtcttaattttcctgtactttGTATTAATTTACTGTCGAATCTTTTTGGATTGATGTCGTGCAATTTAGGAAATCCCATTTAATCGCGTGTGAATGGTCAGACAGTGATTGCAACTGTCACCCTCTCAAACATTTGTCCAATGAGAAGAAAGATGCCGATTATTTAGTGAAATTATGGATGTATAGCTTATAACGAGTCACACATAGTTGAGAAATTTTTAACAATCTCCCTACACTCTCTTCACTTATGCATGTAGAACTAATTTGAAGTCGCTTACAGATCCGAAAATGTTGGAAATAATTTTCCACCCTTACATTCGAGAATACCATGTTGTAGGTACATTTTGAAGCATACAGTGTTTGCAAGTTATTATAGAAATAAGTACCAGTAAAGATACGTTGAGCACAAATTTCGATAAAGTCTCAGTCCTTACTAC
Encoded proteins:
- the LOC124594965 gene encoding proline-rich protein 2-like → MRATVAALLFCLVVSACRSQETPPGPPGPTDGPQPTGPPGTPTGGPDPTGQPTGGPEPTGPPGPPTGGPEPTGEPQPTGGPQPTGGPEPTGQPGPPPLF